The Stratiformator vulcanicus genome has a segment encoding these proteins:
- the ispF gene encoding 2-C-methyl-D-erythritol 2,4-cyclodiphosphate synthase has translation MFRVGLGQDCHQLVPGRPLLLGGVVIDHEKGLQGHSDADVLLHAVTDAIIGAVGRGDIGEWFPNTDPSFRGADSRHLLSAVMREVTADGWTVINIDCTINAERPKLSKHKAAIRESIAELVGISAELVNVKAKTGEKVGPVGREEAMTAEAVALLERPDAED, from the coding sequence ATGTTTCGCGTCGGACTCGGTCAGGACTGCCACCAACTTGTGCCCGGCCGCCCCCTGCTTCTGGGCGGAGTTGTCATCGACCATGAGAAAGGCCTTCAGGGACACAGCGATGCCGATGTCCTGCTGCACGCGGTGACCGATGCGATTATTGGGGCGGTCGGACGCGGCGACATTGGCGAGTGGTTCCCGAATACCGACCCGAGCTTCCGCGGAGCCGATTCTCGACACCTACTGTCTGCAGTGATGCGTGAGGTGACCGCGGACGGTTGGACCGTGATCAATATCGATTGCACGATCAACGCCGAGCGGCCCAAACTCAGTAAACACAAGGCCGCAATTCGCGAAAGCATTGCGGAACTGGTCGGCATTTCCGCAGAACTCGTCAATGTGAAGGCCAAGACCGGCGAAAAGGTCGGACCCGTCGGACGTGAGGAAGCAATGACGGCCGAGGCCGTTGCTTTGTTGGAACGGCCGGATGCCGAAGATTAA
- the ruvA gene encoding Holliday junction branch migration protein RuvA, whose product MITRISGILNRVSDSEAFVQAGHFEYEVLIPDFVRRQVQPLMGNEVHLRTIEYLEGNPQKGRLTPRLVGFLSDAERDFFDLICSVDGVGVRKALRAMVRPVREVAHAIEEQDTKQLSTLPGIGPAMAERIVAKLRRKMTRFALMADRDLPADSETGHDVLTEAAEALIALGHTPADASAKVESVVQGGKKFKSVEDLLMQIYQRENG is encoded by the coding sequence GTGATCACCCGTATCTCCGGTATTCTCAACCGTGTCAGCGACTCCGAAGCCTTCGTGCAGGCCGGGCATTTCGAGTATGAGGTATTAATCCCCGACTTCGTCCGCCGGCAGGTCCAGCCGCTGATGGGTAATGAGGTCCACCTCCGCACGATCGAATATCTGGAGGGCAACCCTCAAAAGGGCCGGCTCACCCCACGCCTCGTCGGATTCTTAAGTGACGCCGAGCGCGACTTCTTCGATTTAATTTGCAGCGTCGATGGAGTCGGCGTTCGCAAGGCGCTGCGTGCGATGGTTCGTCCCGTCCGCGAGGTCGCCCATGCGATCGAAGAGCAAGACACCAAGCAGCTCTCCACGCTCCCCGGCATCGGCCCCGCGATGGCCGAACGCATTGTGGCGAAACTTCGCCGCAAGATGACCCGCTTCGCCTTAATGGCCGACCGCGACCTGCCCGCCGACTCGGAAACCGGCCACGACGTCCTCACCGAAGCCGCCGAAGCCTTAATCGCCCTCGGCCACACCCCCGCCGACGCGTCCGCCAAAGTCGAATCGGTCGTCCAAGGCGGCAAGAAATTTAAGTCCGTGGAAGACCTCTTAATGCAGATTTACCAGCGCGAGAATGGTTGA
- the ruvC gene encoding crossover junction endodeoxyribonuclease RuvC — protein MGERILGIDPGLQRTGYAIIERTPRGPRLDEGGVVRSNPADSLVDRVTEIASGIEEILTECRPDRVALEQVFSHGRFPKTAILMSHARGAILAAIGRSKTPLSHYTPTQVKRTLTGSGRAPKEQMQDAIMRELQLKAILEPHDVADAAAMALCGYYDSANEIALRPSHKSPT, from the coding sequence ATGGGCGAAAGGATCCTCGGCATCGACCCCGGCCTCCAGCGCACCGGGTACGCCATCATCGAGCGAACGCCGCGCGGGCCCCGTCTTGATGAAGGGGGTGTCGTCCGCTCCAACCCGGCCGACTCACTGGTCGATCGCGTGACGGAGATCGCCTCGGGGATCGAAGAGATACTCACCGAGTGTCGGCCCGACCGCGTCGCACTCGAACAGGTTTTCTCGCACGGGCGATTCCCCAAGACCGCCATTCTGATGTCGCACGCCCGCGGCGCGATCTTGGCCGCCATCGGACGCTCGAAGACGCCGCTGTCTCACTACACGCCGACGCAGGTGAAACGGACCCTGACCGGGTCGGGTCGGGCCCCCAAAGAGCAAATGCAGGACGCGATCATGCGCGAGCTGCAATTAAAGGCCATCTTGGAACCTCACGACGTCGCCGACGCCGCCGCGATGGCCCTGTGCGGCTACTACGATTCCGCGAATGAGATTGCCCTGCGGCCCTCTCATAAATCTCCCACCTAA
- a CDS encoding ThuA domain-containing protein yields MKFLITTTLLLAVLASSSHAAEKLQALILDGQNNHAVWPKSTVMMKQYLEETGLFDVDVARTQYLWKAERERKYLPHADVGEKELLKASKTDPNYAPKFNEYDVVINNHGWKAAPWPEATQKSFEEYMKGGGGFVVVHAANNAFPEWPAYNEMIGIGGWGGRTEKDGPRVYFEGGKEVRDRSPGKAGTHGSKHEYPITVREPNHPIMQGLPAVWMTSQDECYAHLRGPATNMTVLATGFDLSLPKKFVKHEPALMVLDYGKGRVFHTILGDDTPAFEGVSFITTFLRGTEWAATGKVTIPVPEDFPTAEKASQRPFEWKD; encoded by the coding sequence ATGAAGTTTCTCATCACCACCACATTGCTATTGGCCGTACTCGCGAGTTCGTCACACGCCGCAGAGAAGCTGCAAGCGTTGATTCTGGACGGCCAGAACAATCACGCCGTCTGGCCGAAGTCGACGGTCATGATGAAGCAGTATCTCGAGGAGACCGGATTGTTCGACGTCGACGTCGCCCGGACTCAGTACCTGTGGAAGGCGGAGCGTGAGCGGAAGTATCTGCCGCACGCCGACGTCGGCGAGAAGGAGCTTCTTAAAGCATCGAAGACCGACCCGAACTACGCACCGAAGTTTAATGAATACGATGTCGTCATTAACAACCACGGTTGGAAGGCGGCGCCGTGGCCGGAGGCGACGCAGAAGTCGTTCGAAGAATATATGAAAGGCGGGGGCGGATTTGTCGTGGTCCATGCGGCGAACAATGCCTTTCCCGAATGGCCCGCCTACAACGAGATGATCGGCATCGGCGGCTGGGGCGGGCGGACCGAGAAGGATGGGCCCCGCGTTTACTTCGAGGGCGGCAAGGAAGTGCGGGACCGGTCTCCCGGTAAGGCGGGGACCCACGGGAGCAAGCATGAATACCCGATTACGGTGCGTGAGCCGAATCACCCCATCATGCAGGGGCTGCCGGCGGTCTGGATGACGTCTCAAGACGAATGCTATGCCCACCTGCGCGGCCCCGCGACGAACATGACGGTCCTCGCGACCGGCTTCGATCTTTCACTGCCCAAAAAGTTCGTAAAGCACGAGCCGGCACTGATGGTGCTCGACTATGGTAAGGGTCGCGTGTTCCACACGATCCTCGGCGACGACACCCCGGCGTTCGAAGGTGTCAGTTTCATCACCACCTTTCTCCGCGGCACCGAATGGGCCGCCACCGGCAAGGTCACGATCCCCGTGCCCGAAGACTTCCCGACGGCTGAGAAGGCGAGCCAGCGGCCCTTTGAATGGAAGGATTAA
- the fbaA gene encoding class II fructose-bisphosphate aldolase, producing MPIATPAQYAEMLDAAQAGDYAYPAINVTSLITINGALKAFADKKSDGIIQVSLGGGKFASGLNVGDSVFGAIVLAEATHRLAEKYDVLVGLHTDHCQPGKVDGFLKPLIAETARRREAGQSNLFQSHMLDASELPLDENIALSKELLKMCADNEIILEVEAGVVGGEEDGVDNSDLPDDKLYTSPEDMLAVYESLDGIGRYMFAATFGNVHGSYKPGAVKLRPDILKQGQEAVIGKYGEKAKFDLVFHGGSGTPVEQIRETLDYGVVKMNIDTDTQYAFTRPIADHMFKNYDGVLKIEGEIGNKKVYDPRSYLKAAEEGTATRLGEACDALRSSGKSIYK from the coding sequence ATGCCGATTGCGACACCGGCCCAATACGCCGAAATGCTCGATGCCGCCCAAGCTGGCGACTACGCCTACCCGGCGATCAATGTGACTTCGCTGATCACCATCAATGGAGCGCTGAAGGCGTTTGCCGACAAAAAATCGGATGGCATCATTCAGGTCTCTCTCGGCGGCGGTAAGTTCGCCTCGGGATTGAACGTCGGCGACTCCGTCTTCGGTGCGATCGTGCTGGCCGAAGCGACTCATCGATTGGCCGAAAAATACGATGTGCTGGTTGGCCTGCACACCGATCATTGCCAGCCGGGCAAAGTCGACGGATTCCTTAAGCCGCTCATCGCCGAAACCGCCCGACGGCGAGAAGCCGGACAGTCGAATCTGTTTCAGTCGCACATGCTCGATGCCTCGGAGCTTCCGCTCGACGAGAACATCGCGCTCTCCAAAGAGCTACTGAAGATGTGTGCCGACAACGAAATCATCCTCGAAGTCGAAGCCGGGGTCGTCGGTGGCGAAGAGGACGGCGTCGATAATTCCGACCTGCCCGATGACAAGCTCTACACCTCTCCTGAAGACATGCTCGCCGTGTACGAGAGTCTCGACGGCATCGGTCGCTACATGTTCGCGGCCACCTTCGGCAACGTGCATGGCAGCTACAAGCCGGGGGCAGTCAAACTACGGCCGGACATCTTGAAGCAGGGGCAGGAAGCGGTCATCGGCAAATATGGCGAGAAAGCCAAGTTCGACCTCGTTTTCCACGGGGGATCGGGCACACCGGTCGAGCAGATTCGCGAAACGCTCGATTACGGCGTCGTGAAAATGAATATCGACACCGACACGCAATACGCGTTCACGCGACCGATCGCCGATCACATGTTCAAGAACTACGACGGCGTGCTGAAGATCGAAGGCGAGATCGGCAACAAGAAGGTTTACGATCCGCGCTCCTACCTCAAAGCCGCAGAAGAAGGCACCGCGACCCGACTCGGCGAAGCCTGCGATGCACTGCGCTCCAGCGGCAAGTCGATCTATAAATAG